A region of the Amycolatopsis sp. cg13 genome:
AGGTCAGCTGGAACCCGCTGCGCTCGCCCGCGGACGAGGTGACCTGCACGGACTGCAACGCGTCGATCAGTTCGTGCGGCACCGGCGCGGCGAGCACGCGGCCGATCATCAACTGCAGCTGAAAGCTCTTACCCACCGGTCCCTCCCGCCGGAATCCCGGGCGGCAGCGTGATCCGCAGCCGGCGGCCCGGCTCCGCGGTCAGCGCGTCCGGATCCGTCGCCCGGTTCGCGTCGGCGATCCGCCAGTACTGCTCGGCGTCGCCGAACACCTCGCCCGCGATGCGATCGAGCCGGTCGCGAGGCTTCACCACGCGCTCGCCGATCTGCGCGAGCTGCTCCGGCTGCGGCAGCAACCGCCGCTGCACGAAGCGGACCGAACGACCGTCGGGAAGGTCGCAGACCGCGGTGGGCAGGCTGTAGTAACGACTGGTCGCGGAGAACATCAAGCACCTCCTAGACGGTCGGCACGCCGACGTCGGTCACCGGGTTGTTGACCCCATCGGCGAAGCGTTCTTTCTGCTGGAGATACGTCAGGTACAGCGTTCCGCCCTTGGCGCGCGCCCCCGGATCGCCGGGATGCGGGTAGCCGAGATCGTCCACAGTGAGCACCCGGACGGTGATGCTGACCTTGGCCCGGATCGGATTGAGCGCGGCGTCGAACGCTTCCTCGGCGACGCTGAAGTCGGTGATCCGCACCGGCAGCACCCGTTTAGGGCCAAGCACAAGCACCGTCAGCGGTGCCTCTACCGGCACGATTTCCAGCTGTCCTTGCCCGGCCAGCAGATCTTCGTTGTACAACTGGGTGTACGTCGGCGAAAGGCTCTTTTCGAGCGCGCACAGCACCGGAAACAATCCGTCGGGAAACCTGTCGGGCGCCGCGGTGGCGTCGAACTCGGCCTCGAACCGGTACGACTCGTGCGAAGGCCCCTTGAGCCGCAACGCTTCCAGCCGGTCGCCCGGTTCGCCGCCGAGGCCCTGCACCTGCAGGGTCCGGGTGAGCGTGTCCGGGTTGTACTGGAACGGAATCGTCTTCGACGCCCGCCCGCTGTCCGGATCCACCAGCACGAACCCGCCCCGGACGGGATTCAGGCTCTGCGGAAAGGTGGTCATCGTCGTAGTCCTCCCCAGCGAACGGCGGAACGCCTTGCCGCCAAGCGTGCCGGGACCCCGTCACCGAGGCGTCACCGCTCAGCCGGCCACCTGGCGGATGCCGTGGTGAATCGACCGTGCGATCGCCTCCGCGAGCGTGCCTTCCGCGAGCTGGGCCAGCACGACCCGCCGCCGTGCTTCCCGCCAACCCCGGCGCGGCGCGGCAGCCGCCATCTGGCGCGCCAACTCGGCTTGCACGGCGTCGCGAAGCTGACCGGGATCCTCGGACAACGCGGTCAGCACCAGCCGATCGATCCGGACCTCGATCACCGCCGGAAATCCCGTTCCGGCACGGGAAGTTCAAGCTTCCGGAACTCAGTACGCGCGGCAGCCAGCACGGTCTCCATCGTGATCGACGATCCAGCAGCCGCCGCGAGGAAAGCCGCGTTGAGCGCGATGTTGCGGATCATCGCGCCGCTCGTCTGCAGCTGCGCCAGCCGACCGAAGTCGAGGCCTTCGCACGGCGCGCGGGTCGGGAATGCCTTCTGCCACATGATCTTCCGCTCAACTGGGCCGGGGAAGGCGAACTCGACCACGAACCGCAGGCGGCGCATGAAGGCGGTGTCCAGCGCCGAACGCATGTTGGTCGCCAGGATCGCCAGGCCGCGGTGGGCTTCCATCCGCTGCAGCAGGTAGTCGACCTCGATGGTGGCGTACCGGTCGTGCGCGTCGCGGACCTCGCCGCGTTTGCCGAACAGCGATTCCGCCTCGTCGAAGAACAGGATCGCGCCCTCGGCCGCGTCGAAGAGCTTCCGCAGGTTCTTCTCGGTCTCCCCGATGTACTTGCTGACCACTGTGGACAGATCGATCCGGTAAAGATCGAGTGCCAGCCGGTTCGCGAGCACCTCGGCCGCCATCGTCTTGCCGGTTCCGGTCGGCCCGGCGAACAGGACGCTCAAGCCAAGTCCGCGTTCTCCGAAACCCCACGTCTCGTGCACCCTCGTGCGTTGGCCCACCTGGTCGGCGATCTCGCCGAGCAACCGGCGGGACTGCTCCGGCAGCACGAGATCGTCCCAGCTCGCCGTCGACTCGAGCCGCTGCGCGCGTCCGTCCAGCCGCGGCCGGGTGCGGACGCGGCATTCCTGCCACACCTTCTCCGGATCGGCCCCCGCGACCGCGGCCACCGCCGCGATGCCCGGCAGGTCGAGCGCGAACTGCGCGGCCAGCGCGTCGATCACCGGCTGATCGCTCCCGAGCGCTTCCCGCCACGCCACCGCCCGTTCCGCCGGCGTCGGCGGGCTGACCTCGATCGATCGGAGACCCGGCCCGCCTTCCCGCACGGCGAGCACCGCCGGTCCGGTGGTCCGGTCGAGAAACCGGGCTCCGCCCTCGTCTTCGAGGTACAACGCCAGCGGCAGCACCGCGGCCTCGCGCTGCCAGCTCCGGGCGAGGAGGTCCAACTCCACCGGCTGCGCGGGCAACGCGGACGCCTCAAGTCGATACGCCGCCAGCCCGGAGATCTCCGCCGCATGCGCGGTGATCTGTCGTTTCGCGGCCTCGTCGGCACCGGTGAGCTGAACCGGACCGGCGAGCGCCCACTGACTGGCGACCTCCTCGGCAACCCTCTGCTGCGAGGCCGACAACTCCGTGCGGGCCAGCGGCGTGACCAGCGGACTCAGCCGGTCGTCAAGACTGTTGAGCCCCTTCAGATAGTTGACCGCGCGCTCGGCCGCCCGCAACGGCGCGGACACCACGCCCTGCCCGGAAACACCCTCGATGAGCTGCCAGTACCGCAGACCGCCTTGCGGCGATACGGCTTCCCACGCCGGATCGGGCAACACGTGAAGAGCCAGCCCGAACGTCGGATACGCCATGTGCGGATTGCCGTGCGCCTCGGCGCAAAGCCCGGCGATCGACGGATCCAGCTCGACCGCCGCGCACAGCAGCAAGGTGTCCCGCTCGAACCGGGACAGCCCGAGCCGCGCCGCCAGCACAGTCAGCGCGGGCGGCGGGCTGATCGCCTCGGCTTCGTCGACAGCGGCGGTCGAGACCGCTTCGCCGGGGTGCCGCAGCACCTCCCGCAACCACTCCAGCGACGCGGCGAGGAAGCGTCCGTTCGCCGCTTCCCAGGTCATAAGATCGTCACCGTCTGCGTGGCGTCGAAGACCGGCTTCGGCCCGGTGCGGTCGACCAGCAGACTGTCCACGCCGCCGATCCGGAGGCGGGCGAGATGGGTGCCCACCGGCGCGTCCGGGACGTCGAAGGTCAGGTCCGCGCCCGTCACCGGATCCTCTGGCTGAGCCGCGACCGCACGCCGCTCCAGCACCGACCGCGACCCGAGGACCAGCAGCACCGGCTGCCCGGTCCGCACCGGAGGACGGCAGACCAGCTGGACCACCGCGGCGGTCCCGTCGCGCTGCACGGTCATCGGCATCCCGCTGGTGATCTCGGGCGCGACCGCGAGCGAAACCTCGTTCGTCGACGTCGTGCCGGACACCACCGCCACCGACCACAGCCCGGCCGGAAACGCCTGCGGCGGCCCGGTCAGCTCGAACCGGACCTCGGCCCCGCTTCCCGGCACGACAGGAATCGACACCGGCCCGGCCAGCAGCGGATGCGACAACCGGACCTCGTTCGCCTGGTCGAGATTCGCACCCCGCAGCACGACGCGTCCGCCGAGCTTGACCGAAGCCTGCTCGTGCTCAAGACCGTCCGGACCGACCGCGACCGGCACCGCGGCGGTGAGCTGCGGGTACGGCGATTCGACGCTGGCCGCCGCTTCCGGCCCCCGGTCCAGCGCGCCCCGACGCAGCACCGGCACCGCCGTACGCGGCGGGCGGCGGCTGTCGATGAGCACCGGCCCGGCCTCGAACGCGACGGTGAGCCGATAGCTGGTCTGGAACGCCGACCACAGCGAGTAGATGTCCTTCTCCACGAAGGACTGCCAGGTGAGCCGGATCAGCTCGGACTGTTCCGACACATTGCTGGGCGACTGCACCTGCCGGAGCCGCGCGCGGCTGAGGTGCGGATGCTCGTGCAGCGTCCGCAGCGCACCGCCGAGCATCCGGTGCGCGATAGTGTCCGCACCGCCCGGCACATACGCGGTGAGCAGGTAGTGCAGGACGAGCGGCAGCTGCGGATCGCCGTGCTCCCCGGGCCGCAGCCCTACGGGATCCTCGTTGCGCAGCGACTCGTCGATGCCGATTTGGTAGAGGAACAGGTTCAGCTGCGGATCGCCGCTCGGCCCCGGCGTCTCGTGCGGCGGCCGCGCTTCGACCTTCGCGCCGCTCTCGACCTCGCGCGCGCCTTCGAGCACCAGCTGGACCAGCGCCTCGGTCACGGCCTCGATCGCGTTGGCGTCACTCATCCCCGCTCCCGGAGGTAGTCGTCGAGGCTCAGCAGCGGTTTCCGTTCCTGCCGCGGTTTCGGCGCCGCTGCCGGTGCCGGACGAGCGGTGACCTCGACCCGGCCGATGCTGATGTGCACATCCGGTTGAGCCGGTGCCTGCTGCCGCCGGGTCACCAAAGGTTGCTGCTGCCGCTGGGACGGCGGTGCCGGTTCGAGCTGGGGACGCACGACTCGATGCGCGCGGACCGGTTCGACCGCCTGTACCGGTGCGGCCCGTACGGGTTCTGGTGCTGCTGGCCCGGTTTGTGGCTCCGCCGCGACGGCTGACTGCAGTACCGTTTCTCGCTGCCGGTGTTCTGTCCGCACTTCGCGTTCCAGCAGCGATTCGGTGACCTTCGCCGAGTGGGAAACGGTCGCGCGCTCGGTGTGTGTCCGAGATTCGACGACGCTTTCCCGAACCACCGCGCCCGGTTGGCCCGGCACCGGAACCTCGCGGACGCGTTCGACCACCTTTGGGGACGGCACCGGCGATTCGAGAACGCGTTCGGACGGTTTCGGTTGCGGCACCTGGGTTTCATGGACGCTTTCGACCCGCTCCGTGTGTGACACTTCGCTCTCGCGGACGCGCTCGACCGGCCCCGGAAGCGTCGCCAAGGTTTCCCGGATAACGCGCTCCAGTCCAGGCGTCTCACGAACACGTTCGGTTTCCTTTGTGACCGCAGGCTTCTGCGCCGATTCAGTGAACGTGCCCATCGGCAACTCAGGCTCCGCCCCGACCGGACTCGCGGGTTCGAACAACGTCGGCACGAGCGGCCGGATCGGCGGTGCGTCGATCCGGCCGAGCAGCCGGTCCACGAAATCGTTCATGCCATCGTCCCCGCGAGTTCCAGATACCGGCGGCGCCGCCCAGGACTCACCGCGAGCACCTCCGCCTCCGACCAGCCGTAGGCGAGCGCCAGCGCGTGCACGTCGTACAACAACCGCCGCGCGCAAGCTTCCAGTTCCGTCCACAGATAAACCGCGATGTCGAACGGAGACGCCCACCGGTGACCGCACACCGCGCAGTCCAGGTCGATCCGGACGTCCGCCTGCGGATCTCCCGCGGCCAACGCGTCCGGGAGCGCGCCGAGCACCGCGTCCGGCAACTCGGACCGCTCCACCTCCTGCTCGCCTAGCCGCGCGGTCACCACACACCGTTCGAGCAACGTCCGTCTACTGTGGACTTCCAGCAGATCCCGGCTCGTCACCGCGCGGAACTCGACCTCGTACCCGTCGACAGCCACGACCCCGGAAGCGTCCACTCGCGACGGACGCAGATCCCGGCTCGAAAGTTCCAGCTCAAGTTCCTCACCGCACGAAGGACAGCTCACCAGACACGGAAACGCAGTCCCGAAGCACTGCTCCCGCAGGGCCAGCAGGAACTCGTCCCGCTGGCCCACCGCGAGATCGCCGACCTCGCCCGGTTCCGCGCCGCCCGCGACAGCCAGCGCGAGCGCCCGCCGTACCGCACCCAACCCGTGCGCCGCCTCCCATACGTCGAGGAGGCTCGCTTCGGTGAACATCACGCCGGGTCTTCGAAGAACGTCTCCTGCGGCTCCGGAACCTCCTCGGCGACCCACCCCTCGTTCTCGACCTTGATGTGCTGCACGGCGACCGCGTTGGCGTTGGCGTCCAAATCGGACACTGGCTGCCATTCCGAGACCCAGCAGTTGAATACCTGATAGGACAGTACTTTCTGGCCGCCCTCGTCGAACACGTCGACGATGAGGTCGCGGCGGAAGTCCTTGAGCGAGGTCTCCAGCCCCTGCCCGGAGTTGGCGAAACTCCACACCCGGTTCGCCCACTGCGCGAACACCTTGTCCGCGGTGACGCCGCGTTCGAGGGTGATCGCGTCGTATTCGGTGCGGCCGGGCAGCTTCGCACTGGTCGCCGGATCGCCGCCGGACCGGTGCTTGATCACCTCGGTGCTCCGCTTGAACCCGGTGATCTTGCTGACCCCGAGCAGATAGTCGCCGCCGGCGAACTTCACCCGGAACCGGAAGTTCTTGTACGGATCGCGCCGCTTCGTCTTGCTGTCGGACATGACGTCTGCCTCCTGCTACACCTGGATCTGACCGGCGAGCTGCTGAATGTGGATGAGCACGAACTCGGCGGGCTTCAGCGGGGCGAACCCGACCAGGATGTTGACGATGCCGCGGTCGATGTCGTTCTGCGGATTGTTCGTCGCGTCGCATTTCACGAGATAGGCGTCCTTCGGCGTACGGCCTTGGAAAGCGCCCTGCCGGAACAGGTTGTTCATGAACGCGCCGACGTTCAGCCGAATCGACGACCACAACGGTTCGTCGTTCGGTTCGAACACCACCCATTGCGTACCGCGGAACAGGCTTTCCTCGATGAAGAGCGCCAATCGCCGTACCGGCAGGTATTTCCACTGGTTCGCGAGCACGTCCGCGCCGCGTTGAGTGCGCGCGCCCCAGATCACGTTCCCCACCGACGGCATGCCGCGCAGGCAGTTGACGCCGAGCGGGTTGAGCACACCGTTCTGCGGATCGGACAGTTGGACCGTGAGGCCGCTGATGCCGCTCAACGTCGCCTCGGTGCCCGCTGGAGCCTTCCAGACGCCCCGCTGGACATCCGTGCGCGCCCACGTTCCCGCGATCATCCCGCACGGAGGGAATTCGCGAACCCTGTTCTCCTGCTTGGGATCCGGCTGTTTGACGCGCGGGAAGTACAGCGCCGCGTTGCGGGCGTTGTCGTCGTTGAGGACGAAGGTGGAGTCCTTCACCGCGCCGGAGACCGCGTTCGTCGTCTTCCAATTCGGATCCGGGTCCACGATCAGCATCGCCCTGCGGTCGACGCACAGCTTCAACGCCTTGGCCAGGATCTGCGCGGAGCCGCCGATCAGCCCCGGAGCTCCCGGCAGGCAGAGCATGTTGAAGATGTCGGTCTTGAGCAAGGCGTAGATGCCGGACTGCTGTCCGGGGTCGCCGAGGAAGTCCTCGGTCCTCGGCGTCGGCCCGTCGACGCCCTGGCTCGCTGCGGTGTACCAGATGCCGTCCTTCGTGGTGTCCTGGAACGGATCCTGCCCGACTTCCAGCTTGTCGGAACTGTGCGCGTCCGGCCGCTTGTCGACGTTCTCCACCGACCCGATCAATCCCGACGACGCGATGACGTTCGTCAACGAGCGCGGGGAGTTCTTGTCGATGCTGACGTTGAGGTACTGCTCGGTGACCTTGCTGGTCCGGTCGTGAATAGTCAGGTTGTACAGCTGGTTGAGGTCGTCCTTGGCGGTCTCGTGGTCGACCCGCGCCAGCAGCGTTCCGTTGGCCCAGGTCCCTTCTCCGCGCGCGTAGAGCGTCGGCCCGCTCGGCGCCAGAACGATTTTCGCCGGTAGCGCCTTGGCCGGCGCGGTGTCGTCGGCCGCGGGCTGATCAGCACTGGCAGGCGGCGCGGTGCCGGTCACCCGCACGATTTCGGCCTCGCTGCCGCCGTTCTGGTAGAACTGCCAGACCGCGTAGCTGAGGTCGCTCGCCGGGTCGAGGCCGCCGAATTGCTGTTCGTAGTCCTCCCAGCTGGTGATGTGCACCGCCACGTTCGTGACGCCGCGCGGTGCGGTGCCGACGAAAGCCGCGACCGAGGTGGGCACCCCGGTGATGGTCCGAACCGCGCTCGGCAGTTCGTCGATGTAGACACCCGGAAAGGTGGGCGTGATGGGCATGGCCGTCTCCCTCCGCGGCTTTCTCGGCCGTGGTCGTGAGCGTGCACTGGTTCCGTCACCGCGGCGTCACGTCGCCGTCCTGCGCGCCGATCCGGCTCAGCCAGCGGTCCACCGACGCGAGAACTTGTTCGCGGGTCGTGAGAACCTCCGACGTCGTCGCGTCGGTGCGCACGTCCGCGGTGGTCGTGATGCGGACCCGCAGCTGTCCTTCGGAAGTGCACCACGCCCGAAGGACGTGCAGCGCGATTCGCTCCGGGTCCGCACCTGCCATACGGTGCAGTACAACGGTTCCCCGTCACCGCACCGTCACCCGATGCCACCGGCTGAGGCTCGCGTGACCGCTTCCGCGAGTCCGTGAGGGCCACCCTGAGGGAATCTGATTCCCTCAGGGTTCCCCTCATGTACGGCAGAGCCCACAACACCGCCTCAGGTCCCTGGCACCCGGATCAAGCGAGCAGAGCCCGCACGCCAGGGCTGGGCTGCACACCGAGCTCGGTGTGCAGCAGTTCCGCCAACGCGCGATAAGCCCGCACCGCCTCGCCGCGATTCCCCTCAAGAAGGTGGACGCGGATCAAACAGCGATGTGCGCTTTCCCGCAGCGGTTCAGCATCGACCGCCGTCAGCGCGGCGTCGATCGCCTCGGAAAACCGGCCCGCTTCGCCGAGCCGCCCCGCCAGGCATTCCAGCGCGTGCAAGCGAAGCTGCCGCCACCGCTCACGAAAGACGAACAACCAGTCGTCGTACCAATCCGGCAGCAGATCGGTCGACAGCAAGCCGATCACTGGCTCGCTGTCGTCGGGCAGCTCCGCGCCGGCGGACGCGAGCGAACGCGCCAGGCTCGACGCGGCTTGCACGTCAACAGCCGCAGTGTCCGAGAGCGACAGCCGCTCAGCCGTCGCCTGCACCAGATCCCGGTGCACCCGGCCAATCCGCCACAACGTGGTGCGAAGGCTCGCCGCACCGTGTTCCTCCGACGAGTCCGCCCACAACGCGTGCGCCACTTCGGCCCGCCGCACGGGCCGGTCTCGAAGCGC
Encoded here:
- a CDS encoding LysM peptidoglycan-binding domain-containing protein codes for the protein MFSATSRYYSLPTAVCDLPDGRSVRFVQRRLLPQPEQLAQIGERVVKPRDRLDRIAGEVFGDAEQYWRIADANRATDPDALTAEPGRRLRITLPPGIPAGGTGG
- a CDS encoding ATP-binding protein; the encoded protein is MTWEAANGRFLAASLEWLREVLRHPGEAVSTAAVDEAEAISPPPALTVLAARLGLSRFERDTLLLCAAVELDPSIAGLCAEAHGNPHMAYPTFGLALHVLPDPAWEAVSPQGGLRYWQLIEGVSGQGVVSAPLRAAERAVNYLKGLNSLDDRLSPLVTPLARTELSASQQRVAEEVASQWALAGPVQLTGADEAAKRQITAHAAEISGLAAYRLEASALPAQPVELDLLARSWQREAAVLPLALYLEDEGGARFLDRTTGPAVLAVREGGPGLRSIEVSPPTPAERAVAWREALGSDQPVIDALAAQFALDLPGIAAVAAVAGADPEKVWQECRVRTRPRLDGRAQRLESTASWDDLVLPEQSRRLLGEIADQVGQRTRVHETWGFGERGLGLSVLFAGPTGTGKTMAAEVLANRLALDLYRIDLSTVVSKYIGETEKNLRKLFDAAEGAILFFDEAESLFGKRGEVRDAHDRYATIEVDYLLQRMEAHRGLAILATNMRSALDTAFMRRLRFVVEFAFPGPVERKIMWQKAFPTRAPCEGLDFGRLAQLQTSGAMIRNIALNAAFLAAAAGSSITMETVLAAARTEFRKLELPVPERDFRR
- a CDS encoding DUF4255 domain-containing protein; the encoded protein is MSDANAIEAVTEALVQLVLEGAREVESGAKVEARPPHETPGPSGDPQLNLFLYQIGIDESLRNEDPVGLRPGEHGDPQLPLVLHYLLTAYVPGGADTIAHRMLGGALRTLHEHPHLSRARLRQVQSPSNVSEQSELIRLTWQSFVEKDIYSLWSAFQTSYRLTVAFEAGPVLIDSRRPPRTAVPVLRRGALDRGPEAAASVESPYPQLTAAVPVAVGPDGLEHEQASVKLGGRVVLRGANLDQANEVRLSHPLLAGPVSIPVVPGSGAEVRFELTGPPQAFPAGLWSVAVVSGTTSTNEVSLAVAPEITSGMPMTVQRDGTAAVVQLVCRPPVRTGQPVLLVLGSRSVLERRAVAAQPEDPVTGADLTFDVPDAPVGTHLARLRIGGVDSLLVDRTGPKPVFDATQTVTIL
- a CDS encoding phage tail protein, coding for MSDSKTKRRDPYKNFRFRVKFAGGDYLLGVSKITGFKRSTEVIKHRSGGDPATSAKLPGRTEYDAITLERGVTADKVFAQWANRVWSFANSGQGLETSLKDFRRDLIVDVFDEGGQKVLSYQVFNCWVSEWQPVSDLDANANAVAVQHIKVENEGWVAEEVPEPQETFFEDPA
- a CDS encoding phage tail sheath family protein — its product is MPITPTFPGVYIDELPSAVRTITGVPTSVAAFVGTAPRGVTNVAVHITSWEDYEQQFGGLDPASDLSYAVWQFYQNGGSEAEIVRVTGTAPPASADQPAADDTAPAKALPAKIVLAPSGPTLYARGEGTWANGTLLARVDHETAKDDLNQLYNLTIHDRTSKVTEQYLNVSIDKNSPRSLTNVIASSGLIGSVENVDKRPDAHSSDKLEVGQDPFQDTTKDGIWYTAASQGVDGPTPRTEDFLGDPGQQSGIYALLKTDIFNMLCLPGAPGLIGGSAQILAKALKLCVDRRAMLIVDPDPNWKTTNAVSGAVKDSTFVLNDDNARNAALYFPRVKQPDPKQENRVREFPPCGMIAGTWARTDVQRGVWKAPAGTEATLSGISGLTVQLSDPQNGVLNPLGVNCLRGMPSVGNVIWGARTQRGADVLANQWKYLPVRRLALFIEESLFRGTQWVVFEPNDEPLWSSIRLNVGAFMNNLFRQGAFQGRTPKDAYLVKCDATNNPQNDIDRGIVNILVGFAPLKPAEFVLIHIQQLAGQIQV
- a CDS encoding BTAD domain-containing putative transcriptional regulator — encoded protein: MQTLPAFAVDGAANARPLSRAAQRLVTYLALRDRPVRRAEVAHALWADSSEEHGAASLRTTLWRIGRVHRDLVQATAERLSLSDTAAVDVQAASSLARSLASAGAELPDDSEPVIGLLSTDLLPDWYDDWLFVFRERWRQLRLHALECLAGRLGEAGRFSEAIDAALTAVDAEPLRESAHRCLIRVHLLEGNRGEAVRAYRALAELLHTELGVQPSPGVRALLA